A single region of the Changchengzhania lutea genome encodes:
- a CDS encoding NmrA family NAD(P)-binding protein, which translates to MKENILVIGGTGKTGRKVAHKLSKNGHLVRVGSRSGSPAFDWHKPEYWSLALQGMDKVYITFQPDLAVPGALNAIEALTKQAKNANIKKIVLLSGKGEREAELCEQVIIHSGIDYTIIRASWFNQNFSESFFLEPILEGFVALPQADIKVPYVDTEDISDVAVEALLNDKHNSKIYQLTGSRSLTFKEVINEISETTGRDIAFTPIAISAYTNMMKQQEVPDDFIWLVEYLFTEVLGNPNNSEITNDIEHVLGRKPKDISEYIKETAATGIWNS; encoded by the coding sequence ATGAAAGAAAACATTTTAGTCATCGGAGGTACAGGAAAAACTGGCCGTAAAGTAGCGCATAAATTATCAAAAAACGGACACCTTGTTAGAGTTGGTTCACGTTCGGGCTCACCAGCATTTGATTGGCACAAACCAGAATATTGGTCACTAGCTTTACAAGGAATGGATAAGGTATACATCACGTTTCAACCTGACTTAGCAGTTCCAGGTGCTTTAAATGCAATAGAAGCATTAACCAAGCAAGCAAAAAATGCTAATATTAAAAAAATAGTATTGTTATCAGGTAAAGGTGAAAGAGAAGCTGAACTGTGTGAACAAGTTATTATTCATTCGGGAATTGATTATACTATAATAAGAGCAAGTTGGTTTAATCAAAATTTTAGTGAAAGTTTCTTTTTAGAACCAATACTAGAAGGGTTTGTAGCACTTCCTCAAGCAGATATAAAAGTTCCTTATGTGGATACCGAAGATATTTCAGATGTAGCTGTAGAAGCACTTTTAAATGATAAGCATAACAGTAAAATTTATCAATTAACTGGATCAAGGTCACTGACTTTTAAAGAGGTGATTAATGAAATTTCAGAAACAACAGGAAGAGACATAGCATTTACACCAATTGCCATTTCTGCTTATACCAATATGATGAAACAACAAGAGGTACCAGATGATTTTATTTGGCTTGTCGAATACTTGTTTACTGAAGTTCTTGGCAACCCTAATAACTCAGAAATCACTAACGACATTGAGCACGTATTAGGCAGAAAACCAAAGGACATTTCTGAATATATAAAAGAAACAGCTGCAACTGGTATTTGGAATTCATAA
- a CDS encoding nuclear transport factor 2 family protein — protein sequence MNTLLEKISTINDMILQGKALEAFDQFYHDDVVMQENDNPIIEGKKANRKREDDFFGAITEFRGAQPLKVTIGENTTMVEWHFDYTHKDWGVKNYTQVAVQDWKDGKIIKEKFYYGA from the coding sequence ATGAATACATTATTAGAAAAAATTAGTACGATTAACGACATGATTCTTCAAGGAAAAGCTTTAGAAGCTTTTGATCAATTCTACCATGACGATGTGGTTATGCAGGAAAATGACAATCCTATTATTGAAGGAAAGAAAGCCAACAGAAAACGTGAAGATGATTTCTTTGGAGCTATAACAGAATTTAGAGGCGCTCAACCCTTAAAAGTTACCATTGGTGAAAACACAACAATGGTAGAATGGCATTTTGATTACACCCATAAGGATTGGGGCGTAAAAAACTACACTCAAGTTGCAGTACAAGACTGGAAAGACGGAAAAATAATCAAAGAAAAATTTTATTACGGCGCGTAA
- a CDS encoding YceI family protein yields MKKSIKNVATLIMVSFMTFSFSTIESDKKDIKVDNSKVVWKGYKVTGSHEGTISIKTGHLNFDNDILTGGSFEIDMSTITVTDLEGEYKGKLEGHLKSDDFFGVTKYSTASLVFTKVKSTGKNSYKVTGNITIKEKTEPISFDLSVYGNKANTSLKIDRTKFDVRYGSTSFFDNLKDKAIYDEFDLVVDLEF; encoded by the coding sequence ATGAAAAAATCAATTAAAAACGTCGCTACACTTATAATGGTATCATTTATGACATTCTCTTTTTCAACAATAGAAAGTGATAAAAAAGATATTAAAGTAGACAACAGTAAAGTTGTATGGAAAGGCTACAAAGTAACAGGTTCTCATGAAGGTACCATCTCAATAAAAACTGGCCACTTAAATTTTGATAACGATATTTTGACTGGTGGAAGTTTTGAAATAGACATGTCAACCATAACAGTTACAGATCTAGAAGGAGAATACAAAGGAAAGTTAGAAGGTCATTTAAAATCTGATGATTTCTTTGGAGTTACAAAATATTCAACGGCTTCATTAGTTTTCACTAAAGTAAAGTCTACAGGTAAAAACTCTTATAAAGTCACAGGAAATATAACGATTAAAGAAAAAACAGAACCTATTTCATTTGATCTTTCGGTTTATGGAAATAAAGCAAATACTTCATTAAAAATAGATAGAACAAAATTTGATGTAAGATATGGGTCTACAAGTTTTTTCGACAACTTAAAAGATAAAGCCATTTATGATGAGTTTGATTTAGTTGTTGATTTGGAGTTCTAA
- a CDS encoding DUF7793 family protein — MMRNYFENDYTSYRFLDGVLHIIYHQGVTVDLEAAVQIVEDRLTLHEGREFPVLCDIRGVKEINKSARAYLAMEGSTLITAVAVIVDPPVSEMLSEFYIRTSNPPIPTKTFDSMEHAIAFLSGFMEQ; from the coding sequence ATGATGCGAAATTATTTTGAAAATGATTATACCTCGTATAGGTTCCTAGATGGTGTATTACATATTATCTACCACCAAGGTGTTACTGTGGATTTAGAAGCTGCCGTACAGATTGTCGAGGATAGACTGACTTTACATGAGGGTCGTGAATTCCCTGTACTATGCGACATTAGAGGTGTAAAGGAAATCAATAAATCTGCCAGGGCCTATTTGGCCATGGAAGGTTCAACCTTGATAACGGCTGTGGCGGTTATTGTAGATCCACCGGTTTCTGAAATGCTGTCCGAATTTTATATCCGAACCAGCAATCCACCAATCCCGACAAAGACATTTGATTCTATGGAACATGCCATAGCGTTTCTTTCTGGATTTATGGAACAATAA
- a CDS encoding Crp/Fnr family transcriptional regulator, whose amino-acid sequence MQINYQPFLDYINKYISLTVEEEAILLSKIVHRNYLKDQYISQQGDICKSVNFIISGCTKTFYVDLDGQEHIVMFSIEDWWTSDLGSFITQTPADFNIQCIENTQLIQFTYSNLEELYTEIPKLERLFRKIVERAYAASQKRIIRNFSLTAKQRYQIFKNTYPKIERRVPQYMIASYLGITKEFLSKIKSQIIQNQ is encoded by the coding sequence ATGCAAATTAATTATCAGCCTTTTTTAGATTATATAAATAAATATATCAGCTTAACCGTTGAAGAAGAAGCCATTCTGCTTTCTAAAATAGTTCACAGAAACTACCTCAAAGACCAATACATATCGCAACAAGGAGATATCTGTAAAAGTGTCAATTTTATTATTTCTGGTTGTACTAAAACATTCTATGTGGATTTAGATGGTCAAGAGCATATTGTAATGTTCTCGATTGAAGATTGGTGGACATCCGATTTAGGAAGTTTTATTACGCAAACACCTGCCGATTTTAATATTCAATGTATAGAAAACACTCAGCTTATTCAATTTACTTATAGTAACCTTGAAGAACTATATACAGAAATACCTAAACTGGAACGTCTTTTTAGAAAAATTGTAGAACGTGCCTACGCAGCTTCGCAAAAACGTATTATCAGAAATTTTAGCCTTACTGCAAAACAGCGCTACCAAATTTTTAAGAATACCTATCCTAAAATAGAACGACGTGTACCTCAATATATGATTGCTTCATATTTAGGTATTACTAAAGAGTTTTTAAGTAAAATCAAAAGTCAAATCATTCAAAATCAATAG
- a CDS encoding RteC domain-containing protein, producing MKYQDLISEFEIKLETLESCHEDILYKAEHGINHTEKCIKSLRCRVVERGFRSTQEEIHFFKYIKPQVFSKLIYYVKLYKIESKRPRSSSKFQVKYLNDQINKLQVYFNDNLEFYHYYRRGATTLDDQYFIRGKSDLRSPTESFHVFIDEQFSTCQDSTVATIMAFDMLIVYLQQEIMKLESLNTNPKTIPMKQSSKLFWTGSKTELIELIYALHSSGVINSGTADIKEMASLFEQIFNIDLGNYYHTFIEIRARKCSKTKFLDKLIEVLVRRFNESDE from the coding sequence TTGAAATACCAAGATTTAATATCTGAATTTGAAATAAAGTTGGAAACTTTGGAGTCCTGTCATGAGGATATACTATATAAGGCAGAACATGGCATTAACCATACCGAGAAGTGTATCAAATCCCTGCGCTGTAGAGTCGTTGAACGAGGTTTTCGATCAACACAGGAGGAGATACACTTCTTTAAATATATTAAGCCCCAAGTTTTCAGTAAGTTGATCTATTATGTAAAATTATATAAAATAGAGAGCAAACGACCGAGAAGCAGTTCCAAGTTTCAGGTCAAATATTTAAATGATCAGATCAATAAATTACAAGTTTATTTTAATGATAATTTAGAGTTCTACCATTACTATCGCCGGGGTGCCACGACCCTGGACGACCAATATTTTATTAGAGGTAAATCAGACCTACGTTCGCCCACAGAATCCTTCCATGTCTTTATAGACGAACAATTCTCCACATGTCAAGATAGCACGGTGGCCACCATTATGGCATTCGATATGCTCATTGTATACTTGCAACAGGAAATAATGAAACTAGAATCTCTCAACACTAATCCAAAAACAATTCCAATGAAGCAGTCTTCGAAGCTTTTCTGGACGGGAAGCAAAACAGAATTAATTGAACTCATTTATGCCTTGCACAGCAGTGGTGTTATCAATAGTGGCACTGCAGATATTAAGGAAATGGCGTCCTTATTTGAACAGATCTTTAATATTGACCTAGGGAATTACTACCACACATTTATTGAGATCAGGGCACGGAAATGCAGTAAAACCAAGTTCTTGGACAAACTCATTGAAGTTTTGGTGAGACGGTTTAATGAATCTGATGAATAA
- a CDS encoding 5-carboxymethyl-2-hydroxymuconate Delta-isomerase — protein sequence MPHFVIDCSEQIMSLKTPREIMQKVYDTADSSQLFDKGDIKVRINPFEHYNIGNTKDDFIHIFANIMEGRTTNQKAMLSKSIIKELKLMFPNVPIISMNIRDFEKATYCNKSMV from the coding sequence ATGCCACATTTTGTAATTGATTGTTCAGAACAAATCATGAGCTTAAAAACACCTCGTGAGATTATGCAGAAAGTCTATGATACTGCAGACTCTAGTCAGCTTTTTGATAAAGGAGATATTAAGGTGAGAATCAACCCTTTTGAGCATTATAATATTGGAAATACTAAGGATGATTTTATTCACATATTTGCAAATATTATGGAAGGAAGAACTACTAATCAAAAAGCGATGCTTTCAAAATCAATTATAAAAGAACTGAAATTAATGTTTCCAAATGTTCCGATTATTTCAATGAATATAAGAGATTTTGAAAAAGCAACCTATTGTAATAAATCTATGGTTTAA
- a CDS encoding P-loop NTPase family protein produces MVNPCEIIEEDKTYSIGKFDGKELIYDFEKILIYLDAKGKLLFGNGFKIYDEDRKIILKLCHYFIKDKTNCEKNEIDPEKGMLLSGPVGCGKTSLMLLLKHIVPIQKPYILIPSRNIVFGFNHIGYKTVEDYGCKQFFCFDDLGIEPIGRHYGKDFNVMGEILLSRHELFINHHIKTHATTNLNAGELEDLYGNRVRSRMRQLFNLVAFDQDTNDKRK; encoded by the coding sequence ATGGTCAACCCTTGTGAAATAATCGAAGAAGACAAAACATATTCCATTGGCAAATTTGATGGCAAAGAATTGATTTACGATTTTGAAAAAATCTTAATCTATCTCGATGCTAAAGGAAAATTACTTTTTGGTAACGGTTTTAAAATCTATGACGAAGACCGCAAAATTATTTTAAAACTCTGTCATTACTTCATAAAAGATAAAACAAACTGCGAGAAAAACGAGATTGATCCCGAAAAAGGCATGTTACTTTCTGGACCTGTGGGATGTGGCAAAACAAGTTTAATGTTACTCTTAAAACACATCGTTCCCATCCAAAAACCATACATCCTAATTCCATCCAGAAATATCGTATTTGGTTTTAACCATATTGGGTACAAAACCGTTGAAGACTATGGTTGTAAACAGTTTTTTTGTTTTGATGATTTGGGCATTGAGCCCATTGGAAGGCATTATGGAAAAGATTTTAACGTCATGGGAGAAATTCTACTCTCACGTCACGAGCTTTTTATAAACCATCACATAAAAACCCACGCTACTACAAATCTAAATGCAGGAGAATTAGAAGATTTATATGGCAATAGAGTACGAAGCAGAATGCGCCAATTATTTAACCTCGTAGCATTTGACCAAGACACTAACGATAAACGAAAATAA
- a CDS encoding exonuclease/endonuclease/phosphatase family protein gives MKIATFNVQNLFHRDKSLLEKPFGKSLRDWIKELDALMHQPSKSLSQQDRIRDLSFLIGFEKSSSRPYAILRRKAGFLYMKGLSHSGENKAGDVTNWNGWIELQTVPIHPKSTDHKAQVIANVNPDILLLQEIEDRASFEDFNQLILPKYDCNPYEHSFVIQGNDMNSLEMGIAMKKGYNLEAVRTHNINEVINEDGKNLIEYEISTPSKDTIWLLNAYLRKPTTNKKQSDNIRKKQIAKIAEVYNNLISEGKTNIVIAGTFNAPSYCDSLSPLIQNTDLKDITKHLSFEVDIDKGDDSTYFRLGAYRMGVNIKQKDYMLFSPALFNKMKDSGLNRKAMWPEKRPQWCIYKSVSNKNVAASEHPLVWGNI, from the coding sequence ATGAAAATAGCAACTTTTAATGTTCAGAATTTATTCCACAGAGATAAAAGCCTTTTAGAAAAACCTTTTGGAAAATCCCTCAGAGATTGGATTAAAGAGCTTGACGCATTGATGCATCAACCTTCAAAATCCTTGAGCCAACAAGATAGAATTAGAGACCTATCATTTTTGATTGGTTTTGAAAAATCAAGTTCAAGACCTTATGCAATTTTGCGACGAAAAGCTGGCTTTCTTTACATGAAAGGTTTGAGTCATTCTGGCGAAAACAAAGCTGGCGATGTTACAAATTGGAATGGATGGATTGAGTTGCAAACGGTACCTATTCATCCAAAATCCACAGACCATAAAGCACAAGTTATTGCCAATGTAAATCCTGATATTTTACTGCTTCAGGAAATAGAAGATAGAGCTTCGTTTGAAGATTTTAACCAACTCATTTTACCAAAATACGACTGTAATCCTTATGAGCATTCTTTTGTAATTCAAGGTAATGATATGAACAGTTTGGAAATGGGAATTGCCATGAAGAAAGGCTATAATCTTGAAGCGGTTAGAACCCATAATATTAATGAAGTGATTAACGAGGATGGCAAAAATCTCATTGAATATGAAATTAGCACACCATCAAAAGATACCATTTGGTTATTGAATGCTTATCTAAGAAAGCCTACAACAAACAAAAAGCAATCAGATAACATTAGAAAAAAACAAATCGCAAAAATCGCTGAAGTTTATAATAACCTTATTTCTGAAGGGAAAACAAATATTGTTATAGCAGGTACATTTAATGCACCTTCTTACTGTGATTCCTTATCGCCATTAATTCAGAATACAGACCTAAAAGACATCACAAAACACCTATCTTTTGAAGTAGATATCGATAAAGGCGATGATTCTACTTATTTTAGATTAGGCGCTTATAGAATGGGTGTTAATATTAAACAGAAAGATTATATGCTGTTCTCGCCTGCTCTTTTTAACAAAATGAAAGATAGTGGCTTAAATCGCAAAGCGATGTGGCCAGAAAAGCGTCCGCAATGGTGTATTTATAAATCTGTTTCTAATAAGAATGTTGCTGCTAGTGAGCATCCTTTGGTTTGGGGGAATATATAA
- a CDS encoding helix-turn-helix domain-containing protein — translation MPATIITPDDLRDFKLELLDDIKKLLSNQAQAKLKKYLKSSELMDLLQISPGTLQKLRIKGILPYTKVGGIIFYDSEEIQKVMDNNDVNHKID, via the coding sequence ATGCCAGCAACAATTATTACTCCAGATGATCTAAGGGATTTTAAACTTGAATTGCTCGATGACATCAAAAAACTTTTAAGCAACCAGGCGCAAGCTAAACTGAAGAAATATCTAAAATCTTCAGAACTCATGGACTTACTTCAAATTAGTCCTGGCACGTTACAAAAACTTCGAATTAAAGGCATACTACCCTATACAAAGGTGGGTGGCATCATTTTTTATGATTCCGAAGAAATTCAGAAGGTTATGGACAATAATGACGTGAACCACAAAATCGATTAA
- a CDS encoding anthrone oxygenase family protein — MEITVQNIVFIILILFTGLSAGLCFTWSNTVTTGISRLDDFGYLSAFQQMNRTILNPTFFVVFFGPVFINLINLYFFKSASNNIIWLLVIATILYVFGVALVTIFGNVPLNEILNNTELTSASEGALKDLRAGFENKWNQLHHIRTLSSSMSFLLLLMTILIKK; from the coding sequence ATGGAAATAACGGTTCAAAATATCGTATTTATTATTCTCATATTATTTACAGGTTTATCTGCAGGATTATGCTTTACATGGAGTAATACAGTAACAACAGGAATATCGAGACTAGACGATTTTGGTTATTTAAGTGCTTTTCAACAAATGAATAGAACCATCTTAAATCCAACATTCTTTGTGGTGTTCTTCGGACCTGTATTTATAAACCTTATTAATCTATACTTTTTTAAATCGGCTTCTAACAACATCATATGGCTTTTAGTTATAGCAACTATACTTTATGTTTTTGGTGTAGCGCTTGTTACTATTTTTGGAAATGTACCTCTGAACGAAATTTTAAATAATACAGAATTAACTTCTGCTAGTGAAGGCGCATTAAAAGATCTGCGTGCTGGTTTTGAAAATAAATGGAATCAATTACACCACATTAGAACACTTAGTTCTTCTATGTCATTTCTATTACTATTAATGACCATTTTAATTAAAAAATAA
- a CDS encoding alpha/beta hydrolase, with the protein MIHLIRLVIALVIFILTSTKLTSQTHSDSIRVLTEALKMIQYPEPEFEKPFLPEITQKSIEDMGFDQPYSSEVVSFKMRDGVQIHGQNYMHDSKRTILLLHGTLATSFTYNKMSGLLREATQANVIALDLRGHGQSGGAPGDVTTLNQYAEDLDDIISNIKKRQTK; encoded by the coding sequence ATGATACATCTAATAAGATTAGTAATAGCTCTCGTGATTTTTATACTCACTAGTACTAAACTAACATCACAAACGCATTCAGATAGCATAAGAGTTTTAACTGAAGCCTTAAAAATGATTCAGTATCCAGAACCTGAATTCGAAAAACCTTTTTTACCAGAAATCACACAAAAAAGCATTGAAGATATGGGTTTTGATCAGCCATATTCATCAGAAGTAGTTTCATTTAAAATGCGAGATGGTGTTCAAATTCATGGACAAAACTACATGCATGATTCCAAAAGAACAATTTTATTACTGCATGGCACTTTGGCGACGAGTTTTACTTATAATAAAATGTCTGGATTATTGCGAGAAGCTACTCAAGCCAATGTTATTGCTTTGGATTTAAGAGGTCATGGACAATCAGGTGGAGCTCCTGGTGACGTCACTACGCTTAATCAATACGCAGAAGATTTGGATGATATCATTTCAAACATAAAAAAAAGACAGACCAAATGA
- a CDS encoding DUF5367 family protein, whose translation MKTKRAVLTGVVIWIIAVLFYSLSYYVTILEDATTQANTVLFITVMPLVWLGCHYYYKKDYQTHGVKVGQTMLLTSVALDALITVPLFEIPNGGSHYSFFTAPAFWIIAFEFLLVAALYYYAKVYSKLNAVKK comes from the coding sequence ATGAAAACTAAACGCGCAGTTTTAACAGGAGTAGTTATTTGGATAATAGCTGTTCTTTTTTATTCACTCTCTTATTATGTAACCATATTAGAGGACGCTACAACACAAGCAAACACAGTGCTCTTTATTACTGTAATGCCATTAGTATGGCTAGGCTGCCATTATTACTACAAGAAAGATTATCAAACACATGGTGTAAAGGTTGGGCAAACCATGTTGCTTACAAGTGTTGCTTTAGATGCTTTAATTACAGTTCCATTATTTGAAATTCCCAATGGAGGAAGTCATTATAGTTTTTTTACGGCACCTGCATTTTGGATTATAGCATTTGAATTTCTATTGGTTGCAGCACTTTATTATTATGCAAAAGTCTATTCTAAGTTAAACGCAGTAAAGAAATAA
- a CDS encoding aminotransferase class I/II-fold pyridoxal phosphate-dependent enzyme — translation MAKIKHNNFLSTVHEVFTDAKQEGIMHLYAEGEAFTGRTIGVKDRQLFHFGTTGYLGLEQDARLKAAAIDAITKYGTQFPLSKSYISNPLYRQLEERLTAMYQNPIIITKNSTLGHMGAIPNAVNDQDAIILDHQVHWSVQSAAKVLKNRSVPIDMIRHNDLNMLEDKIKSLSDKHKKIWYMADGIYSMYGDFAPIQDLKTLSLKYPQLHLYIDDVHGMSWVGKNGTGYALSELKELSENVLLFGTLSKTFGASGAVLVCSNKKMYQEIKTFGGPLTFSAQLEPASVAAATASADIHLSPEIYELQNDLRERIQYFNALLEQTDLPLIDKNLSPVFFIGTGMPKTGYNFVGRLMKEGFYVNLGIFPAVPVKNTGVRITISRHNQREEIKALVEAMVYHYPKALEDTHTNAQRVLHAFKMDAKKSKENHVSKALVIKLENSILKMDKALWDKLMGKQGVFNWEGLKFLEESFSGNVLIEHNWAFRYLVIYDQQEKPILATFLTVGLWKDDMLSNLSASETIEKQRQSNPYYLTSQVLGMGSLFTEGNHLYIDDKHPLKSQALDTVMQTLETLEQEFKATMVVLRDFPKNENLHPYFQGQGFIRVQMPDSCNIDLVEGEAMETYIAKLSSRNRRHLRKEILEYETRLKIDIVKKCNLNQLKQFQELYANVHQNNRGLNTFSFPEKLFEKMSKHPNWEFITVALINNPETIIGVMLCYNNNGHTYVPAFVGLDYEYVLEYHTYRQLLYQTIKRAIQLKFHQIDLGMTAAFEKRKLGATVEEKFAYIQTSDNYTMELMGILEGPQSQ, via the coding sequence ATGGCAAAAATCAAACACAACAATTTTTTGAGTACCGTTCACGAAGTATTTACAGATGCCAAACAAGAGGGCATTATGCATCTCTATGCCGAAGGCGAAGCATTTACTGGGCGTACTATTGGCGTAAAGGACAGACAATTATTTCACTTTGGAACCACGGGATATTTAGGCCTGGAGCAGGATGCGCGATTGAAGGCCGCTGCGATAGATGCTATTACCAAATACGGAACGCAATTTCCATTATCCAAGTCTTACATTTCCAATCCCCTCTACAGGCAGTTGGAAGAACGCTTAACGGCGATGTACCAGAACCCAATCATTATAACCAAGAACAGCACTTTGGGGCACATGGGTGCTATACCTAATGCGGTGAATGACCAAGATGCCATTATCCTAGACCATCAAGTCCACTGGAGTGTGCAAAGTGCCGCCAAAGTTTTAAAGAACAGATCGGTTCCCATTGATATGATCCGCCATAACGATTTGAACATGCTGGAGGACAAAATAAAATCGCTTTCCGATAAACATAAAAAGATCTGGTATATGGCCGATGGCATCTATTCCATGTACGGTGATTTTGCACCGATTCAGGATTTAAAGACCTTGAGCTTAAAGTATCCCCAATTACATCTATATATAGATGACGTGCACGGGATGAGTTGGGTGGGCAAGAACGGAACGGGTTATGCCTTGAGCGAGCTCAAAGAACTTTCAGAAAATGTTCTGCTCTTTGGCACCCTGAGTAAGACCTTTGGAGCAAGTGGTGCGGTATTGGTATGTTCCAATAAAAAGATGTACCAAGAAATAAAGACCTTTGGCGGGCCCTTGACCTTTTCAGCGCAATTGGAACCAGCGTCTGTGGCAGCAGCCACGGCCTCGGCAGACATACACCTATCCCCTGAAATCTATGAACTTCAAAATGACCTAAGGGAACGGATTCAGTATTTCAATGCACTATTAGAGCAAACCGACTTGCCTCTAATTGATAAAAATCTGTCACCTGTGTTCTTTATAGGTACGGGCATGCCGAAAACGGGCTATAATTTTGTCGGTCGACTTATGAAAGAAGGGTTCTATGTGAACCTTGGTATTTTTCCAGCTGTGCCCGTAAAGAATACAGGGGTGCGCATTACCATATCCAGACATAACCAAAGGGAGGAAATCAAAGCCTTGGTAGAGGCGATGGTATATCATTATCCAAAAGCGCTTGAAGACACGCACACGAATGCACAACGGGTCCTGCACGCCTTTAAAATGGATGCTAAAAAGAGTAAAGAAAATCATGTATCCAAGGCGCTTGTCATTAAGTTGGAAAACTCCATTTTAAAAATGGATAAAGCACTCTGGGACAAACTCATGGGCAAACAAGGCGTCTTTAACTGGGAAGGCCTTAAGTTTTTAGAGGAATCTTTTAGTGGTAATGTTTTAATAGAACATAACTGGGCGTTCCGATATCTCGTTATCTATGACCAACAGGAGAAACCCATTCTAGCCACCTTCTTAACTGTAGGGTTATGGAAGGACGATATGCTGTCCAATTTAAGTGCCTCTGAAACCATAGAAAAACAAAGACAGTCAAACCCCTATTATTTAACATCCCAAGTGCTGGGTATGGGATCACTCTTTACCGAAGGGAATCACCTGTATATAGACGACAAGCACCCCTTAAAGTCCCAAGCATTAGATACGGTGATGCAAACCTTGGAAACGCTTGAACAAGAATTTAAGGCAACCATGGTAGTGCTCCGGGATTTCCCTAAAAATGAAAATTTGCACCCTTATTTCCAAGGACAGGGATTTATAAGGGTCCAGATGCCTGATTCCTGTAACATAGATTTAGTGGAAGGTGAAGCTATGGAAACTTACATCGCCAAGCTTTCTTCTAGAAATAGGCGGCATTTACGAAAGGAGATTTTGGAATATGAAACTCGTTTGAAGATCGATATAGTAAAGAAGTGTAACCTTAATCAATTAAAGCAATTTCAGGAATTGTATGCCAATGTCCATCAAAATAATCGCGGATTGAACACGTTCTCATTCCCTGAAAAATTATTCGAGAAAATGTCAAAGCATCCCAATTGGGAGTTCATTACCGTTGCCTTAATTAATAATCCAGAAACAATTATTGGGGTTATGCTGTGCTATAATAACAACGGCCATACCTACGTCCCTGCCTTTGTTGGTCTGGACTATGAGTACGTTCTGGAATATCATACCTACAGGCAGCTTTTATACCAGACCATTAAAAGGGCAATACAATTAAAGTTTCATCAGATTGACTTGGGAATGACCGCTGCTTTTGAAAAAAGAAAACTAGGAGCCACCGTTGAAGAAAAGTTTGCCTATATCCAAACATCCGATAATTATACCATGGAGCTTATGGGTATTTTGGAAGGTCCCCAATCGCAGTAA